One Methylobacterium oryzae DNA window includes the following coding sequences:
- a CDS encoding CatB-related O-acetyltransferase: protein MISVNEDMKQEMLRRGISVLHPAPFGLPEDCVFEPPCSIKWMGVDYCLTMGAFSYAVSGYYFGADIARYCSIGESVQVGRGSHPVQCGSTSPLFYTHHSAVFDRIDPRAEDYEISGPYLWPKRVRIGNDVYIGHGAFLMPDITIGDGAVIGAMAVVTKDVPPYAIVAGSPARIVKMRFPDALIERYLKVQWWRYAFWDLRQCSITDPETFIDAVEERIAGGMQEYRPELIPIRSLVPGA, encoded by the coding sequence ATGATCTCCGTCAACGAGGACATGAAGCAGGAGATGCTGCGCCGCGGCATCTCGGTGCTGCACCCGGCCCCGTTCGGCCTGCCGGAGGATTGCGTCTTCGAGCCGCCGTGCAGCATCAAGTGGATGGGCGTCGATTACTGCCTCACCATGGGGGCGTTCTCGTACGCGGTCAGCGGCTACTATTTCGGGGCCGACATCGCCCGCTACTGCTCGATCGGCGAGAGCGTCCAGGTCGGGCGCGGCAGCCACCCGGTCCAGTGCGGCTCGACCTCGCCGCTGTTCTACACGCACCACTCGGCCGTGTTCGACCGCATCGACCCGCGGGCGGAGGATTACGAGATCTCCGGCCCGTATCTCTGGCCCAAGCGCGTGCGCATCGGCAACGACGTCTATATCGGCCACGGCGCCTTCCTGATGCCCGACATCACGATCGGCGACGGGGCGGTGATCGGCGCCATGGCGGTGGTGACCAAGGACGTGCCGCCCTACGCGATCGTGGCCGGCAGCCCCGCCCGGATCGTGAAGATGCGCTTCCCGGACGCGCTGATCGAGCGCTACCTGAAGGTGCAATGGTGGCGCTACGCCTTCTGGGACCTGCGCCAGTGCTCGATCACCGACCCGGAGACGTTCATCGACGCCGTCGAGGAGCGGATCGCCGGGGGCATGCAGGAATACCGGCCGGAGCTGATCCCGATCCGGTCGCTGGTGCCGGGCGCCTGA
- a CDS encoding GCG_CRPN prefix-to-repeats domain-containing protein: MTILSAPRAKALVMAAAIAGGLGLAGSAEAAGGCGPGFHPNPWGICRPNWGPRPYGYWRRPVYYGGYGGYYRPRPFYRPYGFYGPRPFY, encoded by the coding sequence ATGACGATTCTGAGCGCACCGCGCGCGAAGGCACTCGTGATGGCCGCCGCGATCGCCGGCGGCCTCGGGCTCGCGGGGTCTGCCGAGGCGGCCGGGGGCTGCGGCCCCGGCTTCCATCCCAATCCGTGGGGCATCTGCCGGCCGAACTGGGGCCCCCGGCCCTACGGCTACTGGCGGCGCCCGGTCTATTACGGCGGGTACGGCGGTTACTACCGGCCGCGGCCCTTCTACCGGCCCTACGGCTTCTACGGGCCGCGCCCGTTCTACTGA
- a CDS encoding Zn-dependent hydrolase: MTAIDTRAFLADLYELREIGRFRTGVHRPTFSADDMESRRWLMARLEACGLEASIDGIGNVLGRHRGPGPHLLVGSHIETQNEAGWLDGALGVVAGVALARAGLPVDVVAFADEEGHFSGGFLGSRSAIGDLTEAEIDEARNRTDGTPLRAALASAGLAGLPRTRLDPDRYRGFLEMHIEQGTQLESAGLHLGVVSGIVAIWQFRIDFAGNQDHAGGTTMAERRDAGLSAVRLLAAIDREFPKVCGPRSTWTTGRITLDPGGFSIIPGRAEVYFQFRDVAMPVLERMEACLEALVRDSNRRERCPATLTALAKAIPAPCDPALMRALSEAAESVCPGGWQVMPSGAGHDAQNVARILPAAMLFVPSIGGISHHWAEDTSDADLALGVRALGDAAARVLAG, from the coding sequence ATGACCGCGATCGACACCCGGGCCTTCCTGGCCGACCTGTACGAACTGCGCGAGATCGGCCGGTTCCGCACCGGCGTCCACCGGCCGACCTTCTCGGCCGACGACATGGAATCCCGGCGCTGGCTGATGGCCCGGCTCGAGGCCTGCGGCCTGGAGGCCTCCATCGACGGGATCGGCAACGTGCTCGGGCGCCACCGCGGGCCGGGCCCGCACCTGCTGGTCGGCAGCCACATCGAGACGCAGAACGAGGCCGGCTGGCTCGACGGGGCGCTGGGCGTCGTGGCCGGGGTCGCTCTGGCCCGCGCCGGGCTGCCCGTCGACGTCGTCGCCTTCGCGGACGAGGAGGGGCACTTCTCGGGGGGCTTCCTGGGCAGCCGCTCGGCGATCGGCGACCTGACCGAGGCCGAGATCGACGAGGCCCGCAACCGCACCGACGGCACGCCGCTCCGCGCGGCGCTCGCGAGCGCCGGCCTCGCCGGCCTGCCCCGGACGCGGCTCGACCCGGACCGCTACCGCGGCTTCCTCGAGATGCACATCGAGCAGGGCACGCAGCTCGAATCCGCCGGCCTGCATCTCGGCGTGGTGAGCGGCATCGTGGCGATCTGGCAGTTCCGGATCGACTTCGCCGGCAACCAGGACCACGCGGGCGGCACCACCATGGCGGAGCGCCGGGACGCGGGTCTCTCGGCGGTGCGGCTGCTCGCGGCGATCGACCGGGAATTCCCGAAGGTCTGCGGGCCGCGCAGCACCTGGACCACGGGACGGATCACCCTGGATCCCGGCGGCTTCAGCATCATCCCGGGGCGGGCCGAGGTGTATTTCCAGTTCCGCGACGTGGCGATGCCCGTGCTGGAGCGGATGGAGGCCTGCCTGGAGGCGCTGGTGCGGGACTCGAACCGGCGCGAGCGCTGCCCGGCCACGCTGACGGCCCTGGCCAAGGCGATCCCCGCCCCCTGCGACCCGGCCCTGATGCGCGCCCTCTCGGAGGCGGCCGAGAGCGTCTGCCCCGGCGGGTGGCAGGTGATGCCGTCGGGGGCCGGGCACGACGCCCAGAACGTCGCCCGGATCCTGCCGGCCGCGATGCTGTTCGTGCCCTCGATCGGCGGCATCAGCCACCACTGGGCGGAGGATACCAGCGACGCCGACCTCGCCCTCGGCGTGCGGGCTCTCGGCGACGCGGCGGCGCGGGTGCTGGCGGGCTGA
- a CDS encoding S1C family serine protease gives MATQGEWKIPAQAQPRPADYGYDLDRALSAVLALSARIPDSAFTAETLGTERAGNGVVIREDGLVLTIGYLVTEAESVWLTTRDGRSVPGHVLGFDAATGFGLVQALGDLGVPALPLGHSAGLKTGDRAVLAGAGGRQRCVAVEVVARQEFAGYWEYVLDEALFTAPAHPHWGGTALIGPQGDLLGIGSLQLQQGGGGAARPINMVVPIDLLTPILEDLATRGRADRPPRPWLGLYATESEEGIVVMGLADNGPAETGGLQAGDVIEAVAGEPVADLAALFRSVWALGEAGVRVPLTIRREGRGVKLALISGDRERFLRTPSLH, from the coding sequence ATGGCGACGCAGGGCGAGTGGAAGATCCCCGCGCAGGCCCAGCCCAGGCCCGCGGATTACGGCTACGACCTCGACCGGGCGCTCTCCGCGGTCCTGGCCCTGTCGGCGCGGATCCCGGACAGCGCGTTCACGGCCGAGACGCTCGGCACCGAGCGCGCCGGCAACGGCGTGGTGATCCGCGAGGACGGGCTGGTGCTCACCATCGGCTACCTCGTCACCGAGGCCGAGAGCGTCTGGCTCACCACCCGGGACGGCCGCTCGGTGCCCGGCCACGTCCTCGGCTTCGACGCCGCCACGGGCTTCGGCCTGGTCCAGGCGCTCGGCGATCTCGGCGTGCCGGCCCTCCCGCTCGGCCACTCGGCCGGGCTGAAGACCGGCGACCGGGCCGTGCTGGCCGGGGCGGGCGGGCGCCAGCGCTGCGTTGCCGTCGAGGTCGTGGCCCGGCAGGAATTCGCCGGCTACTGGGAGTACGTCCTCGACGAGGCCCTGTTCACCGCCCCCGCGCACCCGCACTGGGGCGGGACCGCGCTGATCGGCCCCCAGGGCGACCTGCTGGGCATCGGCTCGCTGCAGCTGCAGCAGGGCGGCGGCGGCGCGGCGCGGCCGATCAACATGGTCGTGCCCATCGATCTGCTGACGCCGATCCTCGAGGACCTCGCCACGCGCGGGCGGGCCGACCGGCCGCCCCGCCCCTGGCTCGGCCTCTACGCCACCGAGAGCGAGGAGGGCATCGTCGTGATGGGCCTCGCCGATAACGGCCCGGCCGAGACCGGCGGCCTCCAGGCCGGCGACGTGATCGAGGCGGTGGCCGGCGAGCCGGTGGCCGACCTCGCCGCCCTGTTCCGGAGCGTCTGGGCCCTGGGTGAGGCCGGGGTGCGGGTCCCCCTCACGATCCGCCGGGAGGGGCGCGGCGTGAAGCTCGCCCTCATCTCCGGGGATCGGGAGCGGTTCCTGCGCACGCCCTCGCTGCACTGA
- the trmFO gene encoding methylenetetrahydrofolate--tRNA-(uracil(54)-C(5))-methyltransferase (FADH(2)-oxidizing) TrmFO: MTQTIHIVGGGLAGSEAAWQVAEAGHRAVIHEMRPVRGTEAHRTDGLAELVCSNSFRSDDPEGNAVGLLHQEMRSLSSLIMRAADANQVPAGGALAVDREGFSAAVTRALEQHPNVTLVRGEVEGLPPEEWGPCIVATGPLTAPALAEGIRGLTGAESLAFFDAIAPIVHRDSIDMDVAWFQSRYDKPGPGGTGADYLNCPMTREQYDAFVAALVAGEKIGFKQWEGTPYFDGCLPVEVMAERGPETLRHGPMKPVGLTNPRDPLVKPCAIVQLRQDNALGTLYNMVGFQTKLTYAEQVRVFRMIPGLERAEFARLGGLHRNTYLDSPRLLDATLRLRARPTLRFAGQITGCEGYVESAAVGLMAGRFAVAEAAGAPLAPLPQSTALGALIAHITGGHLMADGEANAPRSFQPMNVNFGLFPPLERAPRNETGRRLRGPEKAALKKRALTDRARADLAAWLEGAGGGAQGAASRPAAAE, from the coding sequence ATGACACAGACCATCCACATCGTCGGCGGCGGCCTCGCCGGATCCGAGGCCGCCTGGCAGGTGGCCGAAGCCGGGCACCGCGCCGTGATCCACGAGATGCGCCCGGTGCGCGGCACCGAGGCGCACCGCACCGACGGGCTGGCCGAGCTCGTCTGCTCCAACTCGTTCCGGTCGGACGACCCCGAGGGCAACGCCGTCGGGCTGCTGCACCAGGAGATGCGCTCCTTGAGCTCGCTGATCATGCGGGCGGCCGACGCCAACCAGGTGCCGGCGGGCGGGGCGCTGGCGGTCGACCGCGAGGGCTTCTCCGCCGCGGTGACCCGGGCCCTGGAGCAGCACCCGAACGTCACCCTCGTCCGCGGGGAGGTCGAGGGCCTGCCGCCGGAGGAATGGGGCCCCTGCATCGTCGCCACCGGCCCGCTCACCGCGCCGGCGCTGGCCGAGGGCATCCGCGGGCTCACCGGCGCCGAGTCGCTGGCCTTCTTCGACGCGATCGCGCCGATCGTCCACCGCGACTCGATCGACATGGACGTGGCGTGGTTCCAGTCCCGCTACGACAAGCCGGGACCCGGCGGCACGGGCGCGGACTACCTCAACTGCCCGATGACCCGGGAGCAGTACGACGCCTTCGTGGCCGCCCTCGTGGCGGGCGAGAAGATCGGGTTCAAGCAGTGGGAGGGCACGCCCTATTTCGACGGCTGCCTGCCCGTCGAGGTCATGGCCGAGCGCGGCCCCGAGACGCTGCGCCACGGGCCGATGAAGCCCGTGGGGCTCACCAATCCCCGCGACCCGCTGGTCAAGCCCTGCGCGATCGTGCAGCTGCGCCAGGACAACGCGCTGGGCACCCTGTACAACATGGTCGGCTTCCAGACGAAGCTGACCTACGCCGAGCAGGTGCGGGTCTTCCGCATGATCCCCGGCCTGGAGCGGGCCGAGTTCGCCCGCCTCGGCGGCCTGCACCGCAACACCTACCTCGACAGCCCGCGCCTCCTCGACGCCACCCTCCGGCTGCGGGCCCGTCCGACCTTGCGCTTCGCCGGGCAGATCACCGGCTGCGAGGGCTACGTCGAGAGCGCCGCGGTCGGGCTGATGGCCGGCCGCTTCGCCGTCGCGGAGGCGGCCGGCGCCCCCCTCGCCCCCCTGCCCCAGAGCACGGCCCTCGGCGCGCTCATCGCCCACATCACCGGCGGCCACCTGATGGCGGACGGGGAGGCCAACGCCCCGCGCTCGTTCCAGCCGATGAACGTGAATTTCGGCCTGTTCCCGCCGCTCGAGCGGGCCCCCCGCAACGAGACCGGCCGGCGCCTGCGCGGGCCCGAGAAGGCGGCGCTGAAGAAGCGCGCGCTCACCGACCGGGCCCGGGCCGATCTCGCCGCCTGGCTGGAGGGCGCGGGGGGTGGCGCGCAGGGCGCGGCCTCGAGACCTGCGGCGGCGGAATAG
- a CDS encoding DUF1127 domain-containing protein, which produces MSAARSVLSRVRAYLRYRDTVTQLSRLSDRDLADLGINRSEIRGVARV; this is translated from the coding sequence ATGTCCGCCGCCCGTAGCGTCCTGAGCCGCGTCCGCGCCTATCTCCGGTACCGCGACACCGTCACCCAGCTGTCCCGCCTGTCGGACCGCGATCTTGCCGATCTCGGCATCAACCGCAGCGAGATCCGCGGCGTCGCCCGCGTCTGA
- a CDS encoding transporter, which produces MMKNWLAAGTVALTVGMTSTIAQAQTTTVPGEQVGLAVGAPLPEGLYAINTFTYRRTDGRNDPDTAVNIPVLVWSTPFVPFGGRVELLVAPPTVFAFTRNPAGVRNKDISINVGTFVGGIWAFDLGNNFGVSLLGGAYLNDLNGDRGSIITANGTTATPVLPQLSSNTYRFGVAGSYTGDGWNLTANLTANIYDSPGRFPGQVGAAIGPIRLSDSLNFDLTATKKFGNFEIGPIAYGTYNFDISQASAAAGNRGRFAIGGLIGYDFKIFTVQAYVARDVVTGLQTTNAFGRSRSDYSTDGWIRFIVPLYSPTPAAAPVPAPLVRKY; this is translated from the coding sequence ATGATGAAGAACTGGCTCGCGGCCGGCACGGTCGCGCTCACGGTCGGCATGACCTCGACGATCGCGCAGGCGCAGACCACGACGGTTCCGGGCGAGCAGGTCGGCCTCGCCGTCGGCGCGCCGCTGCCGGAGGGTCTCTACGCGATCAACACGTTCACCTATCGCCGCACCGATGGCCGGAACGATCCCGACACGGCCGTCAACATCCCGGTCCTGGTCTGGTCGACCCCGTTCGTGCCGTTCGGCGGCCGCGTCGAGCTGCTCGTGGCGCCCCCGACCGTGTTCGCCTTCACCCGCAACCCGGCGGGCGTGCGAAACAAGGACATCTCGATCAACGTCGGCACCTTCGTCGGCGGCATCTGGGCCTTCGACCTCGGCAACAACTTCGGCGTCAGCTTGCTCGGCGGCGCCTACCTGAACGACCTGAACGGCGATCGCGGCTCGATCATCACCGCGAACGGCACGACGGCCACCCCGGTCCTGCCGCAGCTCTCCTCCAACACCTACCGCTTCGGCGTCGCCGGCAGCTACACGGGTGACGGCTGGAACCTGACTGCCAACCTGACCGCCAACATCTACGACTCGCCCGGCCGCTTCCCCGGCCAGGTCGGCGCCGCCATCGGCCCGATCCGCCTGTCGGACTCGCTGAACTTCGACCTCACGGCGACCAAGAAGTTCGGCAACTTCGAGATCGGTCCGATCGCCTACGGCACCTACAACTTCGACATCAGCCAGGCCAGCGCGGCGGCCGGCAACCGCGGCCGCTTCGCCATCGGCGGCCTCATCGGCTACGACTTCAAGATCTTCACCGTCCAGGCCTACGTCGCCCGCGACGTCGTGACCGGCCTGCAGACCACCAACGCGTTCGGCCGCAGCCGCAGCGATTACTCCACCGACGGCTGGATCCGGTTCATCGTGCCGCTCTACTCGCCGACCCCGGCCGCCGCGCCGGTCCCGGCACCGCTGGTCCGCAAGTACTGA